In one Gracilinanus agilis isolate LMUSP501 chromosome 6, AgileGrace, whole genome shotgun sequence genomic region, the following are encoded:
- the HS3ST1 gene encoding heparan sulfate glucosamine 3-O-sulfotransferase 1, producing the protein MQLSEARPVSTMTALVLGAVLLILQPQIVPSHPVNSPKVEAPSEAGQKELFRKGSLKSDFQDSPPLNGSSQRLPQTIIIGVRKGGTRALLEMLSLHPGIAAAESEVHYFDWEDHYGNGLEWYLSQMPFSFPHQLTVEKTPAYFTSSKVPERVYNMNQSIRLLLILRDPSERVLSDYTQVFYNHVQKHKPYPSIEEFLIKDGELNVEYKAINRSLYYFHMQNWLRYFPLDHIHIVDGDQLIRDPFPEIEKVERFLKLSPQINASNFYFNKTKGFYCLRDSGRDRCLHESKGRAHPQVDPKLLNKLHEYFHEPNKKFFELVGRTFDWH; encoded by the coding sequence ATGCAGTTAAGTGAAGCCAGACCAGTGTCCACCATGACAGCACTTGTTCTGGGAGCGGTGCTGCTCATCCTTCAACCGCAGATAGTGCCTTCTCATCCTGTCAATAGCCCGAAAGTGGAAGCCCCTTCAGAAGCCGGGCAGAAAGAGCTCTTCAGGAAAGGATCTCTCAAGAGCGACTTCCAAGATAGCCCTCCTCTGAATGGATCTAGCCAACGCCTCCCCCAAACCATCATCATCGGCGTGAGGAAAGGGGGGACCCGAGCCCTGCTAGAGATGCTCAGTCTGCACCCAGGGATAGCTGCTGCTGAAAGCGAAGTCCATTACTTTGACTGGGAAGATCACTATGGAAACGGTCTTGAATGGTACCTCAGTCAGATGCCCTTCTCTTTCCCACATCAGCTCACTGTGGAAAAAACCCCTGCATACTTCACATCATCCAAAGTGCCTGAGAGAGTTTATAACATGAACCAGTCCATCAGACTGCTCCTTATCCTGAGAGATCCCAGTGAGCGGGTTCTGTCGGACTATACTCAAGTGTTTTATAACCATGTGCAAAAACACAAACCCTATCCATCCATTGAAGAGTTTCTCATCAAAGATGGTGAGCTCAACGTGGAATACAAGGCAATAAACCGGAGCCTTTATTATTTTCACATGCAAAACTGGCTCCGTTATTTTCCGCTAGATCACATTCACATCGTGGATGGGGATCAGCTCATTAGAGACCCTTTCCCAGAAATAGAAAAGGTAGAGAGGTTCTTGAAGCTGTCTCCACAAATCAATGCTTCAaacttctattttaataaaacaaaaggcTTTTACTGCCTAAGGGACAGTGGCAGAGACCGGTGTTTACATGAGTCAAAAGGAAGAGCACACCCTCAAGTGGATCCCAAATTACTTAATAAACTGCATGAATATTTTCATGAGCCAAATAAGAAATTCTTTGAGCTTGTTGGCAGAACATTTGACTGGCACTAG